The following proteins are co-located in the Micromonospora viridifaciens genome:
- a CDS encoding peptidoglycan-binding domain-containing protein: MPVHLAPTLRVLREEINARWPHRDKASDGWIGDAAHQARKSDHNPDGDDRSVNAADFDIDGIDPLLVVRQCIAHPSTQYVIYNRTIWSRTRSFRPARYTGSNPHTKHLHVSVSHSRVLEDSLRPWGIATATVSKLGDRILRTGCRGSDVRELQTLANRVGARLATDGVFGPKTTTWIRSFQKSHKLEVDGIVGPKTIAALRMATRPPAPQPGRAPGSRTIRTGSKGEDVAFVKRFIGARRCGPASIEFDARTESGVRWYQGMRGLTADGIIGRLTWAEMGVRVTY, from the coding sequence ATGCCCGTACACCTGGCTCCAACGCTCCGGGTCCTGCGCGAGGAGATCAACGCACGCTGGCCGCACCGCGACAAGGCCTCCGACGGCTGGATCGGCGACGCGGCCCACCAGGCCCGCAAATCCGACCACAACCCGGACGGCGACGACCGCTCGGTCAACGCGGCCGACTTCGACATCGACGGGATCGACCCGCTCCTGGTCGTCCGGCAGTGCATCGCCCACCCGTCCACCCAGTACGTCATCTACAACCGGACGATCTGGAGCCGCACGCGAAGCTTCCGGCCGGCCCGCTACACCGGATCCAATCCGCACACCAAGCACCTGCACGTCAGCGTCAGCCACTCCCGGGTCCTGGAGGACAGCCTCCGGCCCTGGGGCATCGCCACCGCCACCGTGTCGAAGCTGGGTGACCGGATCCTGCGCACCGGTTGCCGGGGCAGCGACGTCCGGGAACTGCAGACGCTGGCCAACCGGGTGGGGGCCCGCCTGGCCACCGACGGCGTCTTCGGCCCGAAGACCACCACCTGGATCCGGTCCTTCCAGAAGTCCCACAAGCTGGAGGTCGACGGCATCGTCGGGCCGAAGACCATCGCCGCCCTCCGGATGGCCACTCGGCCGCCGGCCCCCCAGCCCGGCCGAGCGCCCGGGTCCCGCACCATCCGCACCGGCAGCAAGGGCGAGGACGTGGCATTCGTCAAACGGTTCATCGGCGCCCGCCGGTGCGGCCCAGCATCCATCGAGTTCGACGCCCGGACCGAGTCGGGCGTGCGGTGGTACCAGGGCATGCGGGGGCTCACCGCCGACGGCATCATCGGCCGCCTCACCTGGGCCGAGATGGGCGTGCGCGTCACATACTGA